A DNA window from Bos indicus isolate NIAB-ARS_2022 breed Sahiwal x Tharparkar chromosome 9, NIAB-ARS_B.indTharparkar_mat_pri_1.0, whole genome shotgun sequence contains the following coding sequences:
- the TPBG gene encoding trophoblast glycoprotein has translation MPGACSRGPAAGDGRLRLARLALVLLGWVSSTSLPSSASSSTSSASLPAPAASGQPALPGRCPAPCECSEAARTVKCVNRNLTEVPADLPPYVRNLFLTGNQLAVLPAGAFARRPPLADLAALNLSGNRLKEVDAGAFEHLPGLRQLDLSHNPLADLSPFAFSGSNASVATPSPLAELILNRLELPAAERQNLSLEGMVAAALRAGHALRGLRRLELASNQLLYLPHDVLAHLPGLRHLDLRNNSLVGLTHVSFRNLTHLESLHLEDNALKVLRNGTLAELQSLPHVRVFLDDNPWVCDCHMVDMVAWLKETEVVQGKGRLTCAFPEKMRHRVLLELNSSDLDCDPILPPSLQTSYVFLGIVLALIGAIFLLVLYLNRKGIKKWMHNIRDACRDHMEGYHYRYEINADPRLTNLSSNSDV, from the coding sequence ATGCCTGGGGCGTGCTCCCGGGGCCCCGCCGCCGGGGACGGGCGGCTGCGGTTGGCGCGGCTGGCGCTAGTCCTCCTGGGCTGGGTCTCCTCGACCTCCCTCCCCTCGTCGGcgtcctcctccacctcctcggCGTCGCTCCCGGCTCCCGCGGCGTCCGGCCAGCCCGCGCTGCCGGGCCGATGCCCAGCGCCGTGTGAGTGCTCCGAAGCGGCGCGCACCGTCAAGTGCGTGAACCGCAACCTGACCGAGGTGCCGGCCGACCTGCCCCCCTACGTGCGCAACCTCTTCCTCACGGGCAACCAGCTGGCCGTGCTGCCCGCCGGTGCCTTCGCCCGCCGGCCGCCGCTGGCCGACCTGGCCGCGCTCAACCTCAGCGGCAACCGCCTGAAGGAGGTGGACGCCGGCGCCTTCGAGCACCTGCCCGGCCTGCGCCAGCTCGACCTCAGCCACAACCCGCTGGCCGACCTCAGCCCCTTCGCCTTCTCGGGCAGCAACGCCAGTGTCGCGACCCCCAGCCCCCTGGCGGAACTCATCTTGAACCGCCTCGAGCTCCCCGCGGCCGAGCGGCAGAACCTGAGCCTGGAGGGGATGGTGGCGGCGGCCCTGCGAGCTGGCCACGCGCTGCGGGGGCTCCGCCGCCTGGAGCTGGCCAGCAACCAGCTCCTCTACCTGCCCCACGACGTCCTGGCCCATCTGCCCGGCCTCCGGCACCTGGACCTGCGCAACAACTCGCTGGTGGGCCTGACCCACGTGTCCTTCCGGAACCTGACGCACCTCGAAAGCCTGCACCTGGAGGacaatgccctcaaggtcctGCGCAACGGCACCCTGGCCGAGCTGCAAAGCCTGCCCCACGTCCGGGTCTTCCTAGACGACAATCCCTGGGTCTGTGACTGCCACATGGTGGACATGGTGGCCTGGCTCAAGGAGACCGAGGTAGTGCAGGGCAAAGGCAGGCTCACCTGTGCGTTCCCGGAGAAAATGAGGCATCGGGTCCTCTTGGAACTCAACAGCTCCGATCTGGACTGTGACCCTATCCTCCCGCCATCCCTGCAGACGTCTTACGTGTTCCTGGGTATTGTTTTAGCCCTGATAGGCGCCATCTTCCTCCTGGTTTTGTATTTGAACCGCAAAGGGATAAAGAAGTGGATGCATAACATCAGAGATGCCTGTAGGGATCACATGGAAGGGTATCATTACAGATACGAAATCAATGCGGACCCCAGGTTAACAAACCTCAGCTCGAATTCGGATGTCTGA